One region of Streptococcus salivarius genomic DNA includes:
- the rnz gene encoding ribonuclease Z: protein MELQFLGTGAGQPSKARNVSSLVLKLLDEINEVWMFDCGEGTQRQILETTIKPRKVKKIFITHMHGDHIFGLPGFLASRSFQSSEEQTDLEVYGPVGIKQYVMTSLRTSGTRLPYHVHFKEIDEHKLGLVMENDKFAVYADKLDHTIFCIGYRVVQKDLEGTLDAEALKAAGVPFGPLFGQIKNGQDVVLEDGTKIIAKDFISAPKKGKVITILGDTRKTNASVRLGLGADVLVHESTYGKGDEKIAKSHGHSTNMQAAQVAKDASAKRLLLNHVSARFLGRDIGKMAADAKTIFENTHIVRDLEEVEI from the coding sequence ATGGAATTACAATTTTTAGGGACGGGTGCCGGGCAGCCCTCCAAGGCCCGTAACGTGTCGAGTCTGGTTCTGAAGTTACTCGATGAAATCAATGAGGTCTGGATGTTTGACTGTGGAGAAGGTACCCAACGTCAGATTTTAGAAACAACAATCAAACCTCGTAAAGTTAAAAAAATCTTTATCACACATATGCATGGAGACCATATCTTTGGCCTACCTGGTTTCTTGGCTAGCCGTTCTTTCCAATCGAGTGAAGAACAAACAGATTTAGAGGTTTATGGTCCAGTCGGCATTAAACAATATGTTATGACTAGTCTTCGTACCTCTGGAACACGCCTCCCTTACCATGTGCATTTTAAGGAAATTGATGAGCATAAGCTTGGCTTGGTTATGGAAAATGACAAGTTCGCTGTTTATGCAGATAAGTTGGATCATACCATTTTTTGTATTGGTTACCGTGTGGTTCAAAAGGATCTTGAAGGAACCTTGGATGCTGAGGCCCTTAAAGCAGCAGGTGTACCATTTGGTCCGCTTTTTGGTCAAATTAAGAATGGGCAAGATGTGGTCCTTGAAGATGGAACAAAAATCATTGCCAAGGACTTTATTTCCGCACCTAAGAAAGGTAAGGTTATCACTATCTTAGGTGACACTCGTAAGACGAATGCCAGTGTTCGTCTTGGCTTGGGAGCAGATGTCTTGGTGCACGAGTCTACTTATGGTAAAGGTGACGAAAAAATTGCCAAGAGCCATGGGCATTCAACCAACATGCAAGCAGCACAGGTCGCTAAAGATGCGTCAGCTAAACGTCTTCTTCTAAATCACGTATCAGCACGTTTCTTAGGGCGTGATATCGGTAAGATGGCAGCAGATGCTAAAACAATTTTCGAAAACACCCACATCGTTCGTGACCTAGAAGAGGTAGAGATTTAA
- a CDS encoding SDR family NAD(P)-dependent oxidoreductase — MAKQRIIAITGASGGLAQEIVKQLSPSDGIILLGRDKDKLEKCYRHVENKTCLAIDLRDDKAIKEMVDYLYQRFGRIDVFINNAGYGEFKSYNNYTSQEVRDMFDINTFATLTFSRLMAETMVKQGNGHIVNIASMAGKIATANSSVYAATKFAVIGFSDALRLELADKGVYVTTVNPGPIETGFFDQADPSGDYLESVKKFVLSPKYVAKKIVRILGKNKREVNLPRLLSVAHKGYTLFPRISDKLATNVFNYK, encoded by the coding sequence ATGGCTAAACAACGTATTATCGCTATTACTGGTGCCTCAGGAGGGCTTGCACAAGAAATTGTCAAGCAGCTCTCACCCAGTGATGGCATTATCCTCTTAGGAAGAGACAAGGATAAACTTGAGAAATGTTATCGCCATGTGGAAAATAAAACTTGCCTTGCCATTGACCTAAGAGACGACAAGGCCATTAAAGAGATGGTCGATTATCTCTATCAACGATTTGGACGTATTGATGTCTTTATCAATAATGCTGGTTACGGTGAATTCAAGTCTTATAATAACTACACTAGCCAAGAAGTCCGTGACATGTTTGACATCAATACCTTTGCAACGTTGACCTTTTCACGTCTGATGGCTGAGACAATGGTGAAACAGGGCAATGGGCATATCGTTAATATTGCTAGTATGGCGGGAAAAATTGCGACAGCCAATTCAAGTGTTTATGCAGCGACAAAGTTTGCGGTAATTGGTTTTTCAGATGCCCTGCGTCTAGAGCTGGCTGATAAAGGAGTCTATGTGACAACGGTCAATCCTGGTCCAATTGAGACAGGTTTCTTTGATCAAGCTGATCCCTCTGGAGACTATCTTGAGAGTGTTAAAAAGTTTGTCCTCAGTCCTAAATACGTGGCTAAAAAGATTGTCCGTATTCTGGGCAAAAATAAACGTGAAGTTAATCTACCACGACTCTTATCAGTTGCCCACAAAGGCTACACACTATTTCCACGAATCTCGGACAAACTAGCTACCAATGTGTTTAACTACAAATAA
- a CDS encoding cystathionine beta-lyase: MTDYMDLALKYGGFTSLDKVYLENTLSDLSDSQKLAFITPPPSVINAYFAEIYQKQSPEAATDYYLDLSKELNLFNPEPSFDEHKPFIRLNLSGKSYGFCYENADEVALVFAEHLEVPTASILFELAQVFPQYKVYLEGTQIKMAKVDFDEEVLEELTPETQLLSRVTKLKGNVIKLASFNQDELVELLSQYKGQTVYYGFAQRECLAYIVQK, encoded by the coding sequence ATGACTGATTATATGGATTTAGCTTTAAAATATGGTGGTTTTACAAGTTTAGATAAGGTCTATTTGGAAAATACCTTGTCAGACCTTTCGGACAGTCAAAAATTGGCTTTCATTACGCCACCACCAAGCGTGATTAATGCTTATTTTGCAGAGATTTACCAAAAACAATCTCCTGAAGCAGCGACGGATTACTATTTGGACCTTTCAAAGGAGTTGAACCTCTTTAACCCTGAACCATCTTTTGATGAGCACAAGCCTTTTATTCGTCTCAATCTGTCAGGAAAATCTTATGGATTTTGCTATGAAAATGCTGATGAGGTGGCCTTAGTCTTTGCCGAGCATTTAGAGGTTCCAACGGCTAGTATTTTGTTTGAGCTTGCTCAAGTTTTTCCGCAGTATAAGGTTTATCTTGAAGGCACTCAAATTAAGATGGCCAAGGTTGATTTTGACGAAGAAGTATTGGAAGAGTTAACACCTGAGACACAGTTACTTAGTCGTGTAACTAAGTTGAAGGGGAATGTCATTAAGTTGGCTAGCTTCAATCAAGATGAATTAGTGGAACTTTTGTCTCAATATAAAGGGCAAACCGTTTATTACGGATTTGCTCAGCGTGAATGCCTGGCTTATATTGTCCAGAAATAA